In Rhodamnia argentea isolate NSW1041297 chromosome 1, ASM2092103v1, whole genome shotgun sequence, the genomic window TTTCGTATTTCTGTGTCGACGATCTAGTTGGTTCTTGCTGTGAATGAATTCTGCATGATCATCTCCAAATGGGAATTTTGTTGGGCGGTTTGGGCCAATTAACTTATGGTTTAACCGAAAACACGAAAGCAACAAAAAGTGTAAACATGATTCGGACATGGTGTGGTGGTAAAAGTTCAATTTGATCCGAAAGCTCTGGGTTGGGCTTTATCTTTTGAAGTGATATCGAATTTGACTTCGCTCTAGTGAGCTGGTTGCTCAATTCAACTGAACAAACTCAGAACCGGGTAGAGGCAATATTTTTGTAACaagatttccttttttatttaacaGAGACGTTTTTGTAGTTTATGCTCTCCTAAAATGGAGATCTTGCCTTGACATGATTTAATCTCCTAAGCCAGAAGCAGAAGTTTGAGTTGTAGGTAGGTTCTGATTTTGTTTGCAAACCATTAAAGGAATTTTTGCTCCAAGAGAGGGAACCAAATTGAACAATGATATGTTCGCCTTGGTTTTGTCTGTTTGAATGGAATGATGAACGCCTCTAAAAGCAAAGCAGAATGAATAGTGGTAATTTTTGCCCCCACCCATGGCCCTGGCGTACATTTAACCGACACGATCAtgttctgcaattttttttgtttgtcttttcagATTTTCTTTACTCATTTATCTTTAAAGGTAGCGTTTGGTCACCAGGATATGagataggataggatatttttttatcttattttgtaTTTGGTAGCTATCTAATGTAGGATAAAAGGGATATAGctaggataaaaaaatttcagggcTGTGAATGGATTGGTATTCTATTATAGACCGGGGTATCGACATTCGAAATGGTTCTCTTGGACATTCAAAAGAACTCTTTTGGACGATTGTATGAATGCATCTTTAACTTGCGAAAGATGTAGAATAATTAAATTGTTCAACATTTATTTACTCACTTGACATGACAACAAGTAAGGTCAGCAggtcatttttaaataattcgaCTTCAAATCAAGACCCCTAGTTCAACGGGGTTTGCTTCGTAGATGTTGTTGGCCCGGACCTCTACTTAATAATAACATATTTATCGGGactcatcattgaataatttttagAGTATTATGATGTTTAAGTAAAATAGAGTTGATTTCAATTGTGCCTATGTTTATTTGACTTTGAATTGTAGTATACAAAATAGTAAAAAGGATATGATaatatcattaaattttttattttattctatttaattttattttgactagaaatccggGTAATGGATAACAACCAAAAGGCACGGATGTGTgtactaaaaaaaaagtattatcaTGAAGGTGCTCGAGATGAGAGTGGAAAGGCACTGACAGGAACTGGCCTACATATGTATGAAATGGTAGCTGCTTATTGGGCAACTTTGAACACATCCATTGGCTGACCAAGTTTGACATGTCAACCTTTCCAAATCCGAAAACTGGTACAAGGCGATGCCATCCGAAACGGCCCACCGTCTTCAAGAATCAAAACCACTGCACTGTGGATGAACCCATCTCCACCACCAAACCGCTAATCTGCCaacagattctctctctctctctctctctctctctcttgcacacGCCTACTCACCAAcacaaaaagtaaagaaggaagtCCACTAACGCTATAAAATTCGCTGCAACCTCCACTTTGCAACCCAACCCAGTTCTCAAAGAAGCTTATTTCTTTCAAAACGTTCGATCAATCCGAGTATCTTGATATTTTGTTTACCGGAGCGATAGTGATGGCTGAAGTGGGAGCAGAAGAGCGAAGAGTACTGGTGGCCGTTGACGAGAGCGAGGAGAGCATGCACGCCTTGTCTTGGTGTCTCAAGAATATCGTTTCCGACAAGTTCAGAGACACCCTTTTGCTCCTCTATGTGAAACCTCCTCGAGCTGTGTCCACAGCTCTCGATGGCACAGGTAAAAGATGTCATGCAGAAGgtacttctttcctttttccttttctagttCATATAGTTTCATGATCTTTGGTTTCCTGAATCCCAGAAGTGAAAAGAtcgattttttctctcttctttttcttgggtCGTGTTCTTTGTTTCTGTTTCAGCTTACTTGTTTTCATCCGAAGTGATGGTTGCCATCGAGAGGTACGGCAATGAAGTGGCCGATTGTGTGATGGAGAAGGCCAAGAGATTGTGCAGTGAGCTTGGTGATGTGAGTTCATGTTGTTGCTGTCAGTGCTTAAAGTTTGTACCCTTTTGAAGAAAATACTGGGACACCTCTTGCATTTTAGAATTTTACTCTCAGACCAAATGAGAATTTAAAAAGGAAGGTAGGAATACACTTGCAACCATTTAATGAGATGATTCTAAAAATTGGGTCAGGTTAAGGTGGAGACAAGGATAGAGAATGGGGATGCAAGGGATGTGATCTGCCAGATGACAGACAAATTGGGGGCTGATCTGCTGGTGATGGGAAGTCATGGCTATGGCCTGATTAAGAGGTAGTAATGATTTTTCAGTACCCAATAATTATCATGTTTATTCATGACAAATTAaatggattttcattttccttttctaagtTTGTGTTGGAAATTGAGTTTGACTTCGTTTTGGGCTGGGAATGGCAGGACTTTTCTGGGGAGTGTGAGCAATCACTGTGCACAGAATGCAAAGTGTCCTGTAATGATAGTGAAGAAGCCCAAGTCCACTCCCAACAGCCACTAAGCTAA contains:
- the LOC115752853 gene encoding universal stress protein A-like protein isoform X1, whose product is MAEVGAEERRVLVAVDESEESMHALSWCLKNIVSDKFRDTLLLLYVKPPRAVSTALDGTGKRCHAEAYLFSSEVMVAIERYGNEVADCVMEKAKRLCSELGDVKVETRIENGDARDVICQMTDKLGADLLVMGSHGYGLIKRTFLGSVSNHCAQNAKCPVMIVKKPKSTPNSH
- the LOC115752853 gene encoding universal stress protein A-like protein isoform X2, whose product is MAEVGAEERRVLVAVDESEESMHALSWCLKNIVSDKFRDTLLLLYVKPPRAVSTALDGTAYLFSSEVMVAIERYGNEVADCVMEKAKRLCSELGDVKVETRIENGDARDVICQMTDKLGADLLVMGSHGYGLIKRTFLGSVSNHCAQNAKCPVMIVKKPKSTPNSH
- the LOC115752853 gene encoding universal stress protein A-like protein isoform X3; the encoded protein is MAEVGAEERRVLVAVDESEESMHALSWCLKNIVSDKFRDTLLLLYVKPPRAVSTALDGTVMVAIERYGNEVADCVMEKAKRLCSELGDVKVETRIENGDARDVICQMTDKLGADLLVMGSHGYGLIKRTFLGSVSNHCAQNAKCPVMIVKKPKSTPNSH